The Miscanthus floridulus cultivar M001 chromosome 17, ASM1932011v1, whole genome shotgun sequence genome has a window encoding:
- the LOC136518374 gene encoding 22.3 kDa class VI heat shock protein-like, with protein MPGRLAIEVRLLPCGGGDAVAPRWRMSLLENTFSGFLQGAGADAAARAVFVEGSLFSPFLFGKFFDPADPFPLWEFESDVLLAALRRGNARTTVDWAETDSEYYLRADIPGGRRCDVEVSGDAMKVIDISGLWRAPPPADGRDWRAGRWWEHGFVRRVELPEDAEWRKVEAYFDDGEGSLEIKVPKTADDDAHHATA; from the exons ATGCCGGGGAGGCTGGCGATCGAGGTCCGGCTGCTgccctgcggcggcggcgacgccgtGGCGCCCAGGTGGCGCATGTCGCTGCTGGAGAACACGTTCAGCGGGTTCCTGCAGGGCGCTGGCGCCGACGCCGCGGCGAGGGCCGTGTTCGTGGAGGGGTCCCTGTTCAGTCCGTTCCTGTTCGGCAAGTTCTTCGACCCGGCCGACCCGTTCCCGCTGTGGGAGTTTGAGTCCGACGTGCTGCTCGCCGCGCTCCGCCGCGGCAACGCCAGGACCACCGTCGACTGGGCCGAGACCGACTCCGAGTACTACCTCAGAGCCGACATACCAG GTGGAAGGAGATGCGACGTGGAGGTGAGCGGGGACGCGATGAAGGTGATCGACATCAGCGGGCTGTGGCGGGCACCGCCGCCAGCGGACGGTCGGGACTGGCGCGCCGGCCGGTGGTGGGAGCACGGCTTCGTCCGGCGGGTGGAGCTGCCGGAGGACGCGGAGTGGAGGAAAGTGGAGGCATACTTTGACGACGGCGAGGGGTCCCTGGAGATAAAGGTTCCCAAGACCGCCGATGATGATGCCCACCACGCCACGGCCTGA
- the LOC136514775 gene encoding scarecrow-like protein 32, producing the protein MEQELRTGGGDNLRAAHSSVCFSGGLIDGPRIQQLLLHCATALESNDVTLAQQAMWVLNNIASSQGDPSQRLTSWLLRALVARACRLCGPAGATQSAAARAPAPRERAMSVTELAEYVDLTPWHRFGFTASNGAILRAVVGSAAVHVVDLSVTRCMQWPTLIDMLSKRPGGPPALRITVPSARPAVPPQLDVSDEEIGLRLANFAKSKGVQLEFSVIKCGSPSPSPTSSPPKKQAALCQDLASVLSDRQSLGLRDGEALVVNCQSWIRHVAPGSRDAFLDAVRALNPCLVTVTDEDADLDSPSLATRIAGCFDFHWILFDALDTSAPRDSPRRVEHEAAVGRKIESVVGADDADGAERSESGARLAERMRRNGFAAVVFDEEAVGEVRRLLSEHATGWGVKREEDMLVLTWKGHGAVYTGAWTPN; encoded by the coding sequence ATGGAGCAGGAGTTGAGGACCGGCGGCGGCGACAACCTCAGGGCGGCGCACAGCTCTGTCTGCTTCTCCGGCGGGCTCATCGACGGCCCGCGCATCCAGCAGCTGCTCCTCCACTGCGCAACGGCGCTCGAGTCCAACGACGTCACGCTGGCGCAGCAGGCCATGTGGGTGCTCAACAACATCGCCTCCTCGCAGGGGGACCCCAGCCAGCGCCTCACGTCGTGGCTGCTCCGCGCGCTGGTCGCGCGCGCGTGCCGCCTGTGCGGACCGGCCGGCGCCACCCAGTCTGCCGCCGCCAGGGCGCCCGCGCCGCGGGAGCGGGCCATGTCGGTCACGGAGCTCGCCGAGTACGTCGACCTCACGCCGTGGCACCGCTTCGGCTTCACGGCCTCCAACGGCGCCATCCTCCGGGCGGTGGTGGGCAGCGCCGCGGTGCACGTCGTTGACCTCAGCGTCACACGCTGCATGCAGTGGCCGACGCTCATCGACATGCTCTCGAAGCGGCCCGGGGGCCCGCCGGCGCTCCGCATCACCGTGCCTTCCGCCCGCCCCGCCGTGCCGCCCCAGCTCGACGTGTCGGACGAGGAGATCGGCCTCCGCCTGGCCAACTTCGCCAAGTCCAAAGGCGTGCAGCTGGAGTTCAGCGTCATCAAGTGCGGGAGCCCGAGCCCAAGCCCGACGTCGTCGCCTCCAAAGAAGCAGGCAGCGCTCTGCCAAGACCTCGCGTCCGTGCTGTCCGACCGGCAGTCGCTGGGGCTACGGGACGGCGAGGCGCTCGTCGTCAACTGCCAGAGCTGGATCCGCCACGTCGCGCCGGGTTCCCGGGACGCGTTCCTCGACGCCGTCCGCGCGCTGAACCCGTGCCTGGTCACCGTGACCGACGAGGACGCGGACCTGGACTCGCCGAGCCTGGCCACCCGCATCGCGGGGTGCTTCGACTTCCACTGGATCCTGTTCGACGCCCTGGACACGTCGGCGCCCAGGGACAGCCCGCGGCGGGTGGAGCACGAGGCGGCCGTGGGCCGGAAGATCGAGAGCGTCGTCGGGGCCGACGACGCCGACGGAGCGGAGCGCTCCGAGTCCGGCGCGAGGCTTGCCGAGCGGATGCGGAGGAACGGGTTCGCGGCCGTTGTGTTCGACGAGGAGGCGGTGGGCGAGGTGAGGCGCCTTCTGAGCGAGCACGCCACCGGGTGGGGCGTGAAGCGGGAGGAGGACATGCTCGTGCTCACCTGGAAGGGCCATGGCGCCGTGTACACCGGCGCCTGGACGCCCAACTAA